Proteins encoded within one genomic window of Equus przewalskii isolate Varuska chromosome 3, EquPr2, whole genome shotgun sequence:
- the CIBAR2 gene encoding CBY1-interacting BAR domain-containing protein 2 encodes MNIVLSRDSQVRGMENTVSNAEKYFGQFCSLLAAYTRKTARLRDKADQLVRQLVDFANTETPELRAAVRSFAEDLAKVQDYRQAEVERLETKVVTPLKLYGAQIKQTRAEIKKFKRVRNNEIKQLEKLEKLRQKSPSDRQMISQAETRVQRASVDASRTTQQLEETIDTFQKQKLKDLQKIFSDFITIEMVFHAKAVEVYSSAFQALENYDLERDLEDFRAKMRGVYGLYDPRPLTDTAPSLASLGSLAGQSAESPIRNQRKEEEASEDDSTDEDPVEDLRGQRQGLHQ; translated from the exons ATGAACATTGTTCTCTCCAG GGACAGCCAGGTGCGGGGCATGGAGAACACGGTGAGCAACGCCGAGAAGTACTTCGGCCAGTTCTGCTCGCTGCTGGCCGCCTACACCCGCAAGACGGCCCGGCTGCGGGACAAGGCCGACCAGCTGGTCAGACAGCTTGTCGACTTCGCCAACACCGAGACCCCCGAGCTGCGGGCCGCCGTGAGGAGCTTCGCTGAGGACCTGGCCAAAGTGCAGGATTACCGACAGGCCGAG GTCGAGAGGCTGGAGACCAAGGTCGTCACCCCCCTGAAGCTCTATGGGGCGCAGATAAAGCAGACCCGG GCCGAGATCAAGAAATTCAAACGCGTCCGGAATAACGAGATCAAACAACTGGAaaagctggagaaactgaggcagaagtcGCCCTCGGACAGGCAAATGATC TCCCAG GCAGAGACCAGGGTGCAGAGGGCCTCGGTGGACGCCAGCCGCACCACCCAGCAGCTAGAGGAAACGATCGACACCTTCCAGAAGCAGAAGCTGAAGGACCTACAG AAAATTTTCTCAGACTTCATAACCATTGAGATGGTCTTCCACGCCAAAGCGGTGGAGGTGTATTCCAGCGCCTTCCAGGCCCTGGAGAACTACGACCTGGAGAGAGACCTGGAG GATTTTAGAGCCAAGATGCGTGGAGTCTACGGGCTGTACGACCCTCGGCCGCTCACGGACACCGCGCCCTCCCTAGCCAGCCTGGGGTCTCTCGCCGGCCAG AGTGCTGAGAGCCCCATACGGaaccagagaaaagaagaggaggcgAGTGAGGATGACTCTACTGACGAGGACCCCGTGGAGGACCTCAGGGGACAGAGGCAGGGACTCCACCAATAG